In a single window of the Paenibacillus sp. MMS20-IR301 genome:
- a CDS encoding TIM barrel protein has product MKKSRKKILTVLLVCISLVIVLIAGYEIKEKMRINSIVKSHKTEQVAGQNAVGANHATNGSKHITTAVQQIMIGTMSDNYDHALQTLLNIKNAGYESIELNDFMIHKTSLLVKLMTQFSGMPIGSGGKLDWPKLIEESGLQVISLHSNLGSIEDDAGAIAKEAKKFGTDTVVITGMYQFDYSSLDKVKELAGRLNEAGKALADEGIRLLYHNHNVELQKVTAEKTAYDIIIEETDPAYVNFEFDSYWMADGGANVPALMEKLGSRMKLWHINDRGHTKAGPYMTPILKENATELGYGNMDLDTLAAIAIKNGVEGVILETHKNWIDNDPIKSLQVSAEYMQKKFGDNK; this is encoded by the coding sequence ATGAAAAAGAGCAGAAAGAAGATATTAACAGTACTCCTTGTGTGTATTAGCCTCGTAATCGTACTTATTGCCGGTTATGAAATTAAAGAAAAAATGCGTATTAACAGTATTGTGAAATCACACAAGACGGAACAAGTTGCAGGGCAAAACGCTGTTGGTGCAAACCATGCTACGAACGGATCTAAGCATATTACGACTGCAGTGCAACAAATTATGATAGGAACAATGAGCGATAATTATGATCATGCTTTGCAGACTTTACTGAATATTAAAAATGCAGGATACGAATCTATCGAACTAAATGATTTCATGATTCATAAGACTTCACTGCTTGTAAAACTGATGACACAATTCTCAGGAATGCCTATCGGCAGTGGCGGCAAGCTTGATTGGCCCAAGCTGATTGAAGAAAGCGGACTACAGGTCATAAGCCTGCATAGTAACCTGGGGAGCATTGAGGATGATGCGGGTGCCATAGCCAAAGAAGCGAAGAAATTTGGAACAGATACAGTAGTGATTACTGGTATGTACCAATTTGATTACAGCAGTCTGGACAAGGTAAAGGAGCTCGCCGGGCGTCTTAATGAGGCTGGAAAAGCTCTTGCGGATGAAGGCATACGTCTTCTATATCATAATCATAATGTTGAGCTGCAAAAGGTTACCGCTGAAAAAACAGCTTACGATATTATTATTGAAGAAACAGATCCTGCATATGTCAATTTCGAGTTTGACAGCTACTGGATGGCCGATGGCGGTGCTAATGTTCCGGCCCTGATGGAAAAGCTGGGCAGCCGAATGAAATTATGGCATATTAATGACCGCGGTCATACCAAAGCAGGTCCATATATGACACCAATTTTGAAAGAAAATGCTACTGAATTAGGCTATGGCAATATGGATCTGGACACCCTCGCAGCAATTGCTATAAAAAACGGGGTAGAAGGTGTTATATTAGAAACTCATAAAAATTGGATAGATAACGACCCTATTAAGAGCCTTCAGGTCAGTGCGGAATATATGCAAAAGAAGTTCGGAGACAATAAATAA
- a CDS encoding ABC transporter ATP-binding protein, which translates to MRGAELKLGAVELHTDHGHLLLGNVNLNLTPGWYGLEGANGSGKTALLKTIAGLYRPARGRISYYLHGAELSGDAYKPYLGYKPQQAAYYDNMTAQAYLRYVGEMKLMPRADIAERSRVLCERLGLSADWKTPVQRLSGGSKQRLMIVQALLADPWFLLLDEPLYGLDIEIRSLLLEALYEMTAGSVVIFSGSLEGLQGGWLDAVISLDNGTAALR; encoded by the coding sequence GTGCGGGGAGCAGAACTGAAACTTGGCGCGGTTGAACTACATACAGATCATGGTCACCTGCTGCTGGGGAATGTAAATCTGAATCTGACGCCAGGCTGGTATGGTCTGGAGGGGGCGAACGGCAGCGGGAAAACAGCACTGCTAAAAACGATAGCCGGATTGTATAGGCCTGCCCGCGGCCGGATCAGCTATTATCTTCATGGCGCTGAATTATCAGGAGATGCTTATAAGCCTTATCTGGGCTATAAGCCGCAGCAGGCAGCGTATTATGACAATATGACCGCTCAGGCCTACTTGCGTTATGTAGGTGAGATGAAGCTGATGCCGCGGGCGGACATTGCGGAGCGGTCCCGCGTCTTATGTGAGCGGCTCGGGCTGTCAGCCGACTGGAAGACACCTGTTCAGCGGTTGTCCGGCGGCAGCAAGCAGCGGCTTATGATTGTTCAGGCGCTGCTTGCGGATCCATGGTTTCTGCTGCTGGATGAGCCGCTTTATGGTTTGGATATCGAGATTCGTTCCCTGTTACTGGAGGCATTATATGAAATGACAGCAGGCTCAGTCGTTATTTTCTCCGGATCACTTGAGGGCCTGCAGGGAGGCTGGCTGGATGCTGTGATCTCACTTGACAATGGAACTGCAGCGCTCCGCTGA
- a CDS encoding RNA polymerase sigma factor produces the protein MDGRTVVTDEQLLMQYKQGNTAVLELFVYRYHQKIYAYLYRLTNKRQLAEDLVQECFVRVFTALQAGRLPERFRPWIYRIATNLCRDLWKSGVYRYEVAAMDTGVYDAADGGRDTVASILDKQYEREAVIAALAALPEEERQIVILRFYEELKLDEIAELMELPPGTVKSKLYRAFRRLAVTLQEGVEQDEQHYSKRRRQ, from the coding sequence GTGGACGGCCGGACTGTTGTCACGGATGAGCAGCTGCTCATGCAATACAAGCAAGGAAATACAGCCGTACTGGAGCTATTCGTCTATAGGTATCATCAGAAGATCTATGCGTATCTATACCGCCTGACCAACAAGCGCCAGCTTGCGGAAGATTTGGTGCAGGAGTGCTTCGTCAGAGTATTTACGGCTTTGCAGGCCGGCAGGCTGCCTGAACGGTTCCGGCCCTGGATTTACCGGATTGCGACGAATCTTTGCCGCGATCTATGGAAATCCGGGGTCTACCGTTATGAAGTGGCAGCAATGGATACCGGAGTATATGACGCGGCGGATGGCGGAAGAGATACGGTAGCGTCAATATTGGACAAGCAGTATGAGAGGGAAGCAGTCATTGCTGCCCTTGCCGCGTTGCCTGAGGAGGAGAGGCAGATTGTTATATTGCGTTTCTATGAGGAACTTAAGCTGGATGAAATAGCTGAGCTAATGGAACTGCCGCCGGGAACGGTTAAGTCCAAGCTGTACCGGGCATTCCGGCGGCTGGCCGTTACACTGCAGGAAGGAGTGGAACAGGATGAGCAGCATTACTCGAAGCGGAGACGGCAATAA